Genomic segment of Paenibacillus sp. FSL R5-0912:
GGCCCACAAAGCCGATGCAGATGTCGCCAGTCTATCCGGCGGAGAACGCCAGCGCCTGGCTGTCGGCTGCTGCCTTGCCCTGGAAGCCGGCATGATCATCTTCGATGAGGCCACTTCCATGCTGGACCCGGTGGGAAGGCAGGATATTCTAGAGCTGGCCCGGCGGTTGTGGAGGAGCGGCACAACTGTGCTCTGGGTCACGCAGCGGATGGAGGAACTGGCCGAGAGCCCGCGCATTGCCGTTATGGGCGAGGGCCGGCTGCTCTATGACGGCGATCCGCGCACCCTGTTCTACGCCTCCGGCCTGCCGGATGCGCTCGGATGGGCTCCATCGCCCGTGGTCCGCATCGGGAGACTGCTGCAGAGACAGAACTGGCCGCTTCATCTGCTCCCGCTGACCGAGCCGCAGCTGGAGGCGATGCTATGAGGATTCGGGCAGAGCATCTCTCCTTACATTACGACGGCAAGTACGCCGTGCAGGATATCTCCCTAAATATCTCCACAGGCACACTGACCGTGCTCTGCGGAGTTAACGGAAGCGGCAAGTCCACTCTGCTGCGCCTGCTCGCCGGGCTGGAGCAGCCGGCATCCGGCAATATCATTCATGAGGATACGAAGCCTGCGGACCGCAAGGCCGGGGAGGCTGTTGCTATGGTATTCCAGCAGCCGGAGACCCAGCTGTTCGCGGACAGCGTCCATAAGGATATCGAATACGGCCTGACGCAGCGCGGCGTGCCTAAGGTACAGCGGACGGACATCATCCGCAGCGCCCTCGCGCGCACCGGGCTGCCTTATGAGGTGTTCGCCGAACGTTCCCCTTTCCTGCTTAGCGGAGGCGAGAAGCGGCGGGTCTGCATTGCCGGAGCCATAGCCTCCCGGCCCGGGCTTCTCATTCTCGATGAGCCGACCGCAGGACTGGACCCGCTGGCGGCACAGTCGCTGCTGGAAATGGTGCAGGAGCTGCGGCAGAGCGGCCTGACTCTGATCATCGGCACACATGATCTGGACAGCTTTCTGCCGATTGCCGACGGGGTGATCGTGATGAAGCAGGGCGCAGTCCATTATGATGGCCCTGCTGCGGCACTGACAGCAGATCCCGGCCTGCTTAGAGGTGCCGGACTTACGCCTCCGGCTTATGCCTCGATAGGCCGCAGGCTTGTTGAACGCGGCTGGCTTGAAGCATTGCCGGACAATCTGGAGGAGCTGCTCGCCGGACTGGATAAGCAGCCTCTGCCCGTTCCGCAGGATGTCAGCCCCCCGGCGAACATCCCTGCAGCTCCTGTGCCGGACGGCCAGGATAACCGTCAGAGGGATCACGGTGAAGGGACACAGGACCAGAGTGCCCCTCCCCTGCAAATCGTCGCAGAGACGGTGTTATCTGCATCAACATCATTCAAACAAGCCCCTGGCCGGATACGCTGGCAGGGACTGGATCCCCGGGTCAAATGGCTGGGGATGATTACCGGATCACTGACCGTGCTGGGGATGGACACCTTCCTCCCGCTGCTGCTGGCTGCATTCCTGCTGGCCGGACTCACGGTTTCGGCCGGAATTTCCTGGCGGAGAGCCTTCCGTTTCTTCCGCCCGTTCCTCCTCATGTTCCTGTTCCTCTGGCTGCTGTCCGGGCTCAGCTGGAACTCACCCGGCTTCAGCATGGGTCCGCTCAGCTTCAGTTCTGCCGGACTTCAGCGCGGAGGAATCAGCGTGCTGCGGTTTCTGCTGCTGATCGTCCTCGGGTTCCTGTTCACGGAGACCACTACCGGCACTCCGCTGCGCGAAGGGCTGGAATGGGGAATTGCTCCGCTGAGACATCTTGGAATCCGGACCCGCAACTGGTCGCTGGCTGTGTCCGTGACGCTGCAGTTCGTGCCCTGGATTCTCGGCAAGCTGACACAGCTGCAGCTGGCGCTGAGCTCGCGCGGCAGACGGGCCCGCGGACTGGCGCGCTGGTCCCCGCGTCAGATTGCCCTGATCATCGTGCCCCTGCTGATCCTTGTCCTGGGCATGGGCGACGAGCTGGCTACAGCCGTTGAATCACGCGGGTATGATCCCGCCAAGCAGCGGACTCCTGTCTATCAGCTGGCCTGGAACAAGCGCGATACATTGGTTGCGCTATGTATCCTGACGGCAGCGGGCCTGCTGTGGTGGGTTGCCCGGATCAGCTAAGTGTATAGCTGAGCATGTATTCCGTATTCGGACTTCCGGCTTCTATACCTGGATCATTAATGGTCCAGGTGCCTGGGATATCCAGCTCCCGGCAGGCCAGTTCGAAATTGCAGGCGGCAATGCCGATATCAATCCGCTGCATCTGGAACCCGAGCTTATTGCCGCTGTAATTAGGCGTATGCTCCAAGTAGAAATGTAACTGCTGCCGGTCTGGAGACAAGACAAGTCTCCAGGGCTGCTTGTTGGAGGCTGACGGGCCGATCCGGACCATCTCGATGGGGACGGCCAGCTTCCCCGCGGCTTCCGGTGTCAGCCGTTTGCTGAAATCACCGTCACAGAAGAGCTCCTGCCAAGGCTTCTTATTGTCGGCTCTGACCACATACCGCATCGTGGTATCCAGCAGGCGCTGCTTCTCCCGCGCGTAGCCTAGCGGCGTAATGCAGGGAATAATCTCCCCTTCGGCAAGCTCCAGCTCACGCGTAAAGGATTTGCGGTTAAAGGTTCCACCAATCCAGCAGGTTCCAAGACCCAGCCCGGTCGCAAAAAGAATCAGCTTCTGGAAGGTATATCCGAACTCCAGCAGTTCCAGCTTCCCGTTACGCACGGAGCCTACCAGATAAGCCTGCGGATTCACAATGATCCCGTAAGCGCCCAGCTTCATGCCCTTGCCTTCCCCCGCCCCGCCTTTGGCCCAGATCCATTCAATCCCTGATATCCCGCCAAAAGGACCGCGCAAATTCTCTTCCTTATCCAGATACTCCATAATGGAGGCATGGGCTGCTGTATCAATTGGTGTGGTTTCATAAGTCCGCACAGACTTGCGTTTCTCCATAATTTCCATTACTGCATTCCCCATAACAGCCGCCTCCTCAAATTATCCCGCAACCCTGGCTTGCCCTGCCCTGTCCTTACTGGCTGACTTAGCCTCCTTGTTACAGCTTCAAGCCCAAGAAAGAGGGCTCCGCTAAGAACAGGAGCCCTCCCGAAATGATCTATACTCTATAGTTGCCTGTTCTGCAGTCCGGTTGCTGGTAAAATTAGTATCCTCCATTTCAGGAGAATCGTCCAGCTCTTATTCCTTATCCTCCGGACCCGGATGGCGCGAAACCAGTCTCACCAGATCGAGGGTTAAAGG
This window contains:
- a CDS encoding ATP-binding cassette domain-containing protein; translation: MRIRAEHLSLHYDGKYAVQDISLNISTGTLTVLCGVNGSGKSTLLRLLAGLEQPASGNIIHEDTKPADRKAGEAVAMVFQQPETQLFADSVHKDIEYGLTQRGVPKVQRTDIIRSALARTGLPYEVFAERSPFLLSGGEKRRVCIAGAIASRPGLLILDEPTAGLDPLAAQSLLEMVQELRQSGLTLIIGTHDLDSFLPIADGVIVMKQGAVHYDGPAAALTADPGLLRGAGLTPPAYASIGRRLVERGWLEALPDNLEELLAGLDKQPLPVPQDVSPPANIPAAPVPDGQDNRQRDHGEGTQDQSAPPLQIVAETVLSASTSFKQAPGRIRWQGLDPRVKWLGMITGSLTVLGMDTFLPLLLAAFLLAGLTVSAGISWRRAFRFFRPFLLMFLFLWLLSGLSWNSPGFSMGPLSFSSAGLQRGGISVLRFLLLIVLGFLFTETTTGTPLREGLEWGIAPLRHLGIRTRNWSLAVSVTLQFVPWILGKLTQLQLALSSRGRRARGLARWSPRQIALIIVPLLILVLGMGDELATAVESRGYDPAKQRTPVYQLAWNKRDTLVALCILTAAGLLWWVARIS
- a CDS encoding nitroreductase family protein; the protein is MGNAVMEIMEKRKSVRTYETTPIDTAAHASIMEYLDKEENLRGPFGGISGIEWIWAKGGAGEGKGMKLGAYGIIVNPQAYLVGSVRNGKLELLEFGYTFQKLILFATGLGLGTCWIGGTFNRKSFTRELELAEGEIIPCITPLGYAREKQRLLDTTMRYVVRADNKKPWQELFCDGDFSKRLTPEAAGKLAVPIEMVRIGPSASNKQPWRLVLSPDRQQLHFYLEHTPNYSGNKLGFQMQRIDIGIAACNFELACRELDIPGTWTINDPGIEAGSPNTEYMLSYTLS
- a CDS encoding energy-coupling factor ABC transporter ATP-binding protein — its product is MRMIRAHNLTLSLRDGQHRRPVLQGISIHIGRGEWVALTGANGCGKTSLVRTFNGLIPPSGGSLSVAGLDLRSPQNRADVKQQVQLVFQNPEAQTVGSTPFEDIAFGLENRGLDRNLMITRIYDILQQVGLAHKADADVASLSGGERQRLAVGCCLALEAGMIIFDEATSMLDPVGRQDILELARRLWRSGTTVLWVTQRMEELAESPRIAVMGEGRLLYDGDPRTLFYASGLPDALGWAPSPVVRIGRLLQRQNWPLHLLPLTEPQLEAML